The Crassostrea angulata isolate pt1a10 chromosome 1, ASM2561291v2, whole genome shotgun sequence nucleotide sequence gtatttttttcataacagTCCTTAACAAAAGGATGCAGCAATTCGtcacctatatatatatatttcgaaaattaagtttatacagccatacaaaatgtaaaatataggtaaaagttatatgatataaCGCATGAATATTTAATCACACCTGTGCCAAATAATAAAATCTCGATAAACTGCATGGCCTTGTGGTGGTCATTGGCATCTAAACAGGACTGCAGTGCCTTTGGGGATCTATAGCCAAGAAGTTTGGCCAGATCAGACCCAAGTACTTCCCATATCAACTTGATGACAGCTTgataaattagaaaatatatcaaaataccttatttttgttatatggtataaaacaaaaataattgtatatgaAAAATTGAAGTAATGAAATGTAGGAAGATGCAGGGATCTAGAATATAaacaccccccacccccttccCCCACCTTtaaccccaccccccccctccacctCCCTTGCAatctctagatccgcgcattcAAAATTTgccttttaatttttataacataacacaaattagatttattattaaatatcaccttttgacatatttatttcaaaatgaccAAGTCCGGGCTGGATAAGAAGGTCCTGTAACTCTGGATTATCATTAACTACTTTGTGTGACAGTAGATACGGTAATCCATCGCAGCCCACAATGGACCATTGTCTGCTGTGTGGTATGTCAAGTTCAGCTTTCAGTGATTCCAGTACAGATTTAACTGCAGCTAAAGAGCATGGATTAACTGATATTGGATTTCCCATTTTTATTTCTGGTACATGATTGTTTGCGTGCTCTATAAATGAATACATGTCAATTTTGGATCTCGATTTCTCACTAAATTTGGTTTTCTTgtcattttttaacattatggATATTACGTCCTCTGATGATGAAAGTCCTGGGCGctgttgttgaaaaataatttgtaatctGTTCTGGATGAAAGTATCTCGCAGAGATCTAAACAACACTTCTGAGtggttaataaaattaaaaactgcactagaaaaatcacaaatatttatattatacaacCAATGTCTTGGAGAAAAAGCCTGATGAATCTGCAAATTTGTAATaggtttgggaaaaaaatgtacaacaGTTGTTATATAGCTCAAAATAGCTTTGGCATCGTATCTTACACGCCAGTTTCTTGCTAACACTTGATTATTGTCAAAGTATGTAATGACATCATCAACATTTCTTAcgtaaattttatttgaagaaTGTTGCTGAATCCAGTTTTGTAATGTTGAATAACTTCCAGCTGGATGGGCACTACAATACATGTCGCAAACTGTTCTACTGGTACACATGTAATAAGTTAATAAATTAAGGCTGAAAGAAAATGGCATGATGATGTTATTACCAACTAAACTATACAAATGTTCAACAGcataaacaacttttgttttttCGGCAGGTGACATTGTAGATAAATCTTTCTCACATAGAGAAAATACAAATGATGTTATTACAGTGTCTCTCTCCTGTATCCATGTGTCTATATCACaagcttttaaaaattctacaTCTTTgtattgtaatgaaatattttcattaaagtcTTGTTTAACATTTGCTTTTCCTCTCGTGCCAATGGCTtccaaaattttgttaatattgttgTCTGAAATGTTGTtagtttttatgatattcaCAACTTGTTTCACAAGTTCATCCTCTTGACTAGGAACAGTGTcgttaatttttttggttgcaTAATCAGCACATGCAGTGCAcaaaaacacacaactttttgtAAGGTGCCCATTGTCTATGAGGTAGGTAATAACAGAAGCACGgacttttttatttgataagcgGTGAACTTTAAAAGTCCTACCCTTGCTGAATTCCCCATGATCTTTGCAGCTGCAAGCTGGCATTATTTacctataaaaatatttataaacaccaAAAATAAAGGACAcatttataccccccccccttttaacgTTACAAGCGGATAAGAAGGCCAGAAGGCCAGAATAATGCCCCagttatattatttcatttaaaaaatacatttatgtacTATTTATCTTATTGTTGATCTTTAAAATGCATATAAGATATAAATAACTGTTTAATTTAAACTATGTATTACTTCTCGGAGTGAGCTACCATACTTTTGATGATGAAAACGGATAAATTACCGTTATTTGGTTTTCCTCTGCAACTAGTTGCTTGTCAGCATTTCCGGTGATGCTTTTGGGAGAGCAGCCATTACGAGTTTTCCATGTAGAGgtaaattttcttcaaaaaggCTTAACATATACGAAAACTAGCATTTTCCACACCGTTTACATGGATACCACATTCTTCTATAGCCCTGTCTCCTTGTGAGACGTGCTTTTATACCTTGGTTTTTGTTTGTGAGTATTTCTCACATGCTCATGTAAACACTGACAACAACTCATGATgcgattttttggattttatttttaccaatttttttagttttttttactcTGAAAATAGCTTAGTTAAGCTATTTGTAGTAGCTTTATCAAGCTATCtagcttaataaagctatatagctaaataaagagattgtactggacctgataaaaaaaaatgtcctgaattgaggcattcgatgattttttttaaaaaaaaaattcacatgaattttaaacaactttagattagattctatcggtcacatattaatcccttctgtagtttttctacatggtcgttcgtttctttgtagaagcgaactcattgctgcctcCCGTCCCGCTGACAGGAgttcgcgctggatttttttaattgtcaagatctatcgaaaatcatttttggtggcttcttttcatgtgtaacattttgtttcactttcctacccgtttgtttattcggtcagtctgtgtaaattcaatcgccacgtgcgaccgagaatcttgtgtcgcttcagcgcacacagctctgaacatatatagccccaggtcatcaattgttatataattgagtaacagttgacattgtgcttttacataaaataataaataataaaatcatccagaaaaaaaagttaccgtaactcaatagtcaataccaaaaataaaatccgtatgattgcaactgaaatcggtttttcagtattcggcgggatttgatttttctgctaacattagtatttttattggtttcagagattacgatgtaaaaacacaaacagtaaatacacctgatattatttacattgataatgttgaaaaatatttaaaattaaattagtcacattcgtaagataaaaatgttctacgaacaaccgattattttttcctatgtcgtatcattcgtaaataagtatgttctgtacatatatatacatgtacctcagaaaaaaatcaaatgattacacaaaaaagaaagttgtaattagtatttcggaatttttttctgaaagtaatttcacattgtattgaaaagaacaagaaataaaaatgatttaattttttgactcaatattcgtatatattaccggcgcttcgTTCATgtgtaacggcgtacagtgtatagattattataatCTGTTCGAATTAAATACCATGCGTAAAGATTACCAtaataattactagtaattgcatgactgtgtacattgtaggcaaatccctgtgtgttaattacttctaagactctttgttttccgttaacagtggtttaaataattttcagataattaaaataaattttttgtaatttaaattgtatgcttcatcaaatactgattccgattaccttgaagtcattaattttccattggctattgacaaaaaaaagagacgcttgacaatccaatgaaaacaaatacacagagtttgattgacaggttcagccaggtgcagaagacacccgatgtccgaggttatgtgtccTGCTTGTACACAGTcaaatggtctcagtaagagttatcgatgtaaataaataaaaaaatatatatgcttataaaaacatgatcgtttaagttacagcgaagtacattgaagcgtttttaggggtttactccagaaaagtttatacctaatgttttgactgacctttgtccaatcagatcgtagctgggcggagttaagacattgccgctcgtgacttgaatgagagaaagaaaagagagagagattataagtggtgccgataaaggaataatcattagttataaacttgcaaacaaattaattaaagtctgtatataaaaattacatgtatatcctatattgtataactttaaagcgttttaaaaacgattgtgaaaatttcttcggccgcgcgccgtcgacaacatgcacatggataagaatgacgtagctTATATCCAACTAAATTTCCGagcatggagtccgagaatacggacattaaatattttgaaatgcgaacgaatgatcacttatgaacatgatgaatttagatgtagtgtaaaggaaaggcaacaaaggcggatgcttagtggaaaagtaaaacgtctaaggtaaagaatgtttcacactgagtaaccatgaagaaagtttttatacaaagtaaatttacaacctatgtttaattccagAAAGATTCGCcaaactttgatttgattattaacggtaacacttgtaataaaaacagtttcttaaatattcgtacagtcttcgatgtttgacattaccttaTCCTATTACTGATGTATATCTAGATATCGTTGTTCCCTgattaaagaatttcaaaacacttcaaagtttcataaatttataagatatactatactatgtcccgagttttttcttccaccactttttgcttgatatattcaatatatgattcaataatagtaaataccttagtgctcaaactacgttcatccacttacatgtatatgaaaaatgtccagattatgtgttgaaacgccccctctaccgcttcaggtttcaatacacatcccaaaattgaaagtctaaggggattttgcattgcatcagccattaataagcccggatgataacgttaaaaaaattgcgcgaggtatcccgattACTTCcgaatgaagaaaagatgtaaacatttcccattataaatatccgtaagaaaattgttttcgttcctgtgaaattttatgagtgaaaattgttcaataaagaTATCTTGATATATTccatttcatcaatttcagttgtgtttctttcacaggtatgtgtatttttattaaaaatcatcaaaaattgatggaaacaATAACGTGGGACATACTATAGACCGTGATTTTTCACTTTATACGATAACTATTGTTGATAGATAGTTCACTCATCTGCGTCATCTATAATTTACTCCATTAACcagttaactctctctctctctctctctctctctctctctctctctctctctctctctctctctctctctctctcccaaatTAAGTCACGACCAGTATTGTCTCAACTCCGCCTTCTACAATCTGAATGGACAAAAGTCAGTCAAAACACTACGTAACAACTTTTCTGGAGGAAATGCCTATTAAAAGCTTCATCATTTcttgtagaatttttttcattaaaatatctacatgtacaaaagagttttgccaatcacaaacagtttaaagtaatgtaaaacacgggcgccattttgaaacaattaaattgtcagagagttccaaatgaaatctgatgaatgtTTCACGCGGTTCtagcacgctttgcccgaaacgatttacacgctttgcccgaaacagtaaacggtttacacgaaacgcttcacaatcacacgaaacgctaaacggtctACACGAAACGTTTgtcgcacgtaagtcgcacgtttttggtgtagtagtacgtttcagggtctgtaaattttgtcatcacgcaacaattctaaacttgcacatagttttaaaaaatttagaaatatttttaaataaagaagttatcttacagaaaaggttacgtgttttgtaggcgggttcggtttttaaatcaaagtactgatgtactgacgggagttgattttatcgaatattatttattttaaaatcaacgatatgctagtttgcttggcaagtagtttgtAATCTGCATttaaattatgcacatttttataatatgatttctctgacttttccgacaagaatttcgagaaaacctctaatgaatcatgttgtgttatattttgaaatagaattgatttcatcaaactgtgttttggtattccaaatatttcaaaaattgta carries:
- the LOC128192722 gene encoding uncharacterized protein LOC128192722; translated protein: MPACSCKDHGEFSKGRTFKVHRLSNKKVRASVITYLIDNGHLTKSCVFLCTACADYATKKINDTVPSQEDELVKQVVNIIKTNNISDNNINKILEAIGTRGKANVKQDFNENISLQYKDVEFLKACDIDTWIQERDTVITSFVFSLCEKDLSTMSPAEKTKVVYAVEHLYSLVGNNIIMPFSFSLNLLTYYMCTSRTVCDMYCSAHPAGSYSTLQNWIQQHSSNKIYVRNVDDVITYFDNNQVLARNWRVRYDAKAILSYITTVVHFFPKPITNLQIHQAFSPRHWLYNINICDFSSAVFNFINHSEVLFRSLRDTFIQNRLQIIFQQQRPGLSSSEDVISIMLKNDKKTKFSEKSRSKIDMYSFIEHANNHVPEIKMGNPISVNPCSLAAVKSVLESLKAELDIPHSRQWSIVGCDGLPYLLSHKVVNDNPELQDLLIQPGLGHFEINMSTVIKLIWEVLGSDLAKLLGYRSPKALQSCLDANDHHKAMQFIEILLFGTESGHPSKGEGCDFILEGKNRQSKSWIPSGAPKEKHWQQSCRNLDTMEEVSYNIFNLNNGITF